A region from the Acidobacteriota bacterium genome encodes:
- a CDS encoding carbonic anhydrase — protein sequence MGKILEGVAQFQRQVFPQHKELFETLATRQRPDALFITCSDSRIDPCLLTQTKPGALFICRVIGNIVPPYPDAVGGVSATVEFAAGVLRVPDIIVCGHTDCGVMRGALNPTGLEEYPTVQAWLRYAQVEQHVAEPSPELILAETERNVITQLNNLRSHPAVAARLAQGDLALHGWVYDIGPGSVTAYDAAQRKFLPLGGAQ from the coding sequence ATCGGAAAGATTCTGGAAGGCGTTGCACAGTTTCAGCGGCAGGTGTTTCCGCAACATAAGGAACTGTTCGAGACGCTGGCCACGCGCCAGCGGCCCGACGCGCTGTTCATCACCTGCTCGGATTCCCGCATTGATCCCTGCCTGCTCACGCAGACCAAGCCCGGCGCGCTGTTCATCTGCCGCGTGATTGGCAACATCGTGCCGCCGTACCCGGACGCCGTGGGCGGCGTTTCGGCCACGGTGGAGTTCGCCGCCGGGGTGCTGCGCGTGCCGGACATCATCGTCTGCGGCCACACCGATTGCGGAGTCATGCGCGGCGCGCTCAACCCCACAGGCCTCGAAGAGTATCCAACCGTGCAGGCCTGGCTGCGCTATGCTCAAGTGGAGCAACACGTTGCCGAGCCCAGCCCGGAGCTGATTCTGGCCGAGACGGAACGGAATGTAATCACTCAATTGAACAACCTGCGCTCGCATCCTGCCGTGGCGGCGCGATTGGCGCAAGGCGACCTCGCGCTACACGGCTGGGTCTATGACATCGGCCCCGGCTCCGTTACCGCCTATGACGCCGCGCAGCGCAAATTCCTGCCCCTCGGCGGCGCGCAGTAG